Proteins from one Betaproteobacteria bacterium genomic window:
- a CDS encoding haloacid dehalogenase type II, with protein sequence MSIQRRNFLRLFAGTVVTSALPTPARSASRPRIKAIAFDAFPVFDPRPIFALAEQLFPGKGAELSALWRTKQFDYQWLRALAGQYANFWQATEEALVFSATSLKLDLTPAKRADLMNAYLTLKAWPDASPALRSLKDAGMRMAFLSNFTPKMLDAAVRSAELEGVFEDHLSTDRVRSYKPDPRAYRLGVDAFGLRREEIAFVASAGWDAAGAKWFGYPTIWINRMHLPAEALGVAPDATGSTLDDLVTFVNT encoded by the coding sequence ATGTCCATCCAGCGCCGGAATTTTCTCAGGCTGTTCGCGGGAACCGTGGTCACGAGCGCCCTGCCGACGCCCGCTCGCTCCGCCTCTCGACCGCGCATCAAGGCGATTGCGTTCGATGCCTTCCCCGTCTTCGACCCGCGCCCGATCTTCGCGCTCGCCGAGCAGCTTTTTCCGGGGAAAGGTGCCGAGTTGAGCGCCCTGTGGCGCACGAAGCAATTCGATTATCAGTGGCTGCGCGCGCTCGCCGGGCAATACGCGAATTTCTGGCAGGCGACGGAGGAGGCGCTGGTGTTTTCCGCGACATCGCTCAAGCTCGATCTCACACCTGCGAAGCGCGCCGACCTCATGAACGCGTATCTCACGCTCAAGGCGTGGCCCGACGCCTCGCCTGCCCTGCGCTCGCTGAAGGACGCTGGCATGCGCATGGCCTTCCTCTCCAACTTCACACCGAAGATGCTCGATGCCGCGGTGCGCAGCGCGGAACTCGAAGGCGTCTTCGAGGACCATCTCAGCACCGACCGGGTCAGGAGCTACAAGCCTGATCCGCGCGCCTATCGGCTGGGAGTCGACGCGTTCGGCCTGAGGCGCGAAGAGATCGCCTTCGTGGCCTCTGCCGGCTGGGACGCGGCGGGCGCCAAGTGGTTCGGATACCCGACGATCTGGATCAATCGCATGCACCTGCCCGCCGAGGCGCTCGGTGTCGCACCGGACGCCACGGGCAGCACGCTCGACGATCTCGTTACGTTCGTGAACACGTAG